A region from the Vicia villosa cultivar HV-30 ecotype Madison, WI linkage group LG3, Vvil1.0, whole genome shotgun sequence genome encodes:
- the LOC131655104 gene encoding UPF0481 protein At3g47200-like, which produces MNHHNMVVNDINAMLDQAEPPVTADCCIYKVPFVIRRLNDDAYTPKVISIGPFHHRHHHHPRLQNMERHKLIYLKAFLQRTDSTLPTFINYIESIIPIFNRSYSETLEFTNEELVKLILIDSGFIIELFWRSYYDDWSQEDDFLLKPWLASNIRLDLLLLENQLPFFVVEKIFNISFSSKTNIPSFLELTFEYFAYYNKSKLDFSDNSYISIRHFTDLIRIFHLQHPLERRPRRIDEPMTHLHSVTELLEAGVRFKVNTESECLLDLRFSGRVLEIPQLKVEDWTEILFRNMVALEQCHYPYESYVTDYVAVLDFLINTGRDVDILVKKGILVNWLGDSDSVANLFNSLWKNVTHSNFSSHYSVLCEDLNGFCSDPLRKLKATLRRDYCSSPWQTAASVAGILLLILSLIQTVFSVLQVVHH; this is translated from the coding sequence ATGAACCACCACAACATGGTGGTGAATGACATCAATGCCATGCTCGACCAAGCAGAACCACCGGTAACCGCCGATTGTTGCATCTACAAAGTCCCCTTCGTTATTCGCAGACTCAACGACGACGCATACACCCCCAAAGTCATTTCCATCGGTCCTTTCCACCACCGTCACCACCACCACCCCCGCCTCCAAAACATGGAGCGACACAAACTCATTTACCTCAAAGCATTTCTCCAACGAACCGATTCAACTTTACCCACCTTCATCAACTACATTGAATCCATCATACCTATTTTCAACCGTTCCTATTCCGAAACCCTAGAGTTCACAAATGAGGAACTTGTTAAATTAATCTTAATCGATTCTGGTTTCATAATTGAGCTTTTCTGGAGATCTTATTATGATGATTGGTCTCAAGAGGATGATTTTCTCTTAAAACCCTGGTTAGCTTCTAATATAAGATTAGATTTATTGTTACTTGAAAATCAATTACCCTTTTTTGTTGTTGAAAAAATCTTCAATATTTCTTTTAGTTCTAAGACTAATATCCCTTCTTTTCTTGAACTTACTTTTGAATATTTTGCTTATTACAATAAATCCAAGTTAGATTTTTCTGATAATAGTTATATTAGCATAAGGCATTTCACTGATCTTATTAGAATTTTCCACTTGCAACATCCATTGGAAAGACGGCCGCGTAGAATCGATGAGCCGATGACACATCTTCATAGTGTAACTGAGTTGTTAGAAGCAGGTGTTAGGTTTAAAGTGAACACTGAAAGTGAGTGTTTACTCGACTTGAGGTTTTCGGGTCGAGTTCTTGAAATACCTCAATTGAAAGTCGAGGATTGGACTGAGATTTTGTTtcggaatatggttgctttggagCAATGTCATTATCCTTACGAGTCTTACGTTACTGATTATGTTGCGGTTTTGGATTTTCTTATTAATACTGGAAGGGATGTGGATATACTTGTTAAGAAGGGGATTTTGGTTAATTGGCTTGGGGATAGTGATTCTGTTGCTAACTTGTTTAATAGTCTTTGGAAAAATGTTACGCATTCAAATTTCAGTTCTCATTACTCTGTTCTTTGTGAAGATTTGAATGGTTTTTGTAGTGATCCTTTGCGTAAATTGAAGGCTACTCTCCGACGTGATTATTGTAGCAGTCCTTGGCAAACTGCGGCTTCTGTTGCTGGAATTTTACTGCTGATTCTCTCTTTGATTCAAACAGTTTTTTCTGTCTTGCAAGTTGTACATCACTAG